In Lactuca sativa cultivar Salinas chromosome 5, Lsat_Salinas_v11, whole genome shotgun sequence, the DNA window GCGGACAAACAATCATTGGCACACCGGCGGTGACACTTTCAATCATTGAGTTCCACCCACCGTGACTTAAGAAACACCCAACTGATGGATGTGATAACACAGCAGTTTGCGGACTCCATCTCACGATCAAACCCTGTTCTTTAATCTCCTGCAAGATCTCAAATTGATGAGTTTCTTGATTTTCCGGCAGCTTTACCACCCAGATAAACGGTCGTTTCGAAATTTTCAGACCAGTTGCTATGTTTTCTATATGATTCTTGGATGAAAAGACTAGTGTTCCGAAAGAGATATAAACAACTGACGCCGGATGTTGTTTGTCTAACCATTCCAAACAGTTACTCTCGGTTGTGGATTTAAACTTATTTAAACCCTTAAGATCGCCGTCAATGGCGTCTTCCTTCCCAAAAAGGGTCGCTGGAACAATCGGTCCTACTGGCCAAAATGGAAGGCCGGCGTCATTAACCGCCGTTATCACATCTTTCTCCAGCTCCATGAAGGAATTTCCCAACACCCATTTATACTTGTTCAAATTATAAAAGAGTTCCTTCAATATGCCATCGAACGTAAACATGGTATTNNNNNNNNNNNNNNNNNNNNNNNN includes these proteins:
- the LOC111877238 gene encoding UDP-glycosyltransferase 84B1, giving the protein MFTFDGILKELFYNLNKYKWVLGNSFMELEKDVITAVNDAGLPFWPVGPIVPATLFGKEDAIDGDLKGLNKFKSTTESNCLEWLDKQHPASVVYISFGTLVFSSKNHIENIATGLKISKRPFIWVVKLPENQETHQFEILQEIKEQGLIVRWSPQTAVLSHPSVGCFLSHGGWNSMIESVTAGVPMIVCPQWTDQPTNAKLVTDIWGIGVKLNKNPEAFFDGEDVARCVEEVLSGPRSEEFRKNGAELKRAAREAVADGGSSDKNIQLFVDAVSSCS